The genomic stretch TAATAGCGAGggcatttttatcattttagcttttattttatctagattttatttatgtatcaagCTACATATACTATGTTTTTTTAGCTAATCTTTCCATGTTTTGACATCTTTTGTACACTTTTGATTTGGTCTtgacaagggtattttagtaattttataaagtttaatatataaggttttttttcaattgcttttgagtttattatatgttttattttaattgcaTGCTTAAAATGGACAATTTACTTATGTTTTCCTTCAAAGGGTAGTACTTTTGGATGTGGTGTTATAAAGGGGATTTTGAGgatttaagtaaaagttattacTAAAGTCTTCTATTTACTGAGTGTTTTATTACTCACTCACCTTTTTTTATATGTGTAAGTATAAGTGATCATGACGACTATAAGACAAGCCTAGGTCAATAAGTATAGAGCTGTGAGGGCATTTTTAGATGGGGCATCTTTTGTAGGCTTTCAACTATATTTCAATTAAAGGCATTTTGCCATTTTctagaaattaataaatgagttttcattcaattattttgcatgttttatttatttatttaataaaagcaATTTTCAAGTAGTCAATTTAGTGACATCTTCTTTTAGAGGGCAGTACGTTTGGAGTGCGTGTTACAATGTCTGCttcatttaatgaaaaattattttatattaaatgtgtatatcatattattaatttaatagtttaagatGACCTGAACATGACTAAAGATCATTTATCAACAATCAGACATGCAACTACATATATTTCATCCTCCTTATTATGAATTCAAGCATATCATGAATTCTATAAGTGAATAGGGTTAAGACGAAAAAAGTTAAAAGCAGATGCTTGAATTAGGTGGAATTGAACATATATCATATTGAAAGCATGCACATGGTATGGACTAGTTATAACAAGCTTTTTCAATACTCAACCACaagattcaaaaaatatatttttttttttttttacaaattatgATTAGAAGATTGTCATGCTCTAATGGACTTACTAGAACCCTTAAAGATAACTACGAACCAATGTTCATGTGTGTACTATCCAACCacaagtttaattttatataatatgttaaaaattaacgaaaattttaaagaatatatgtaTCATAATACTTTCCAAAAGATATGTagacaaatgaaataaaaatttaaaaaatattagaccAAAGTTCTTTTACTTTATGTTACTGCTACTGTTTTAGATCATAGAACAAAATTATtagaagtaaaaaattatttaaatgttattaatgaaaatttattaattttcaataataatagaATAGACGATATTCAAGAACTTTTATTggaaatgtataatatttatcaaaataaatatagaagtaGGGCACAAACTTCAAAACCCGAGGTAAGTTCTTGTAGTTTAGGAATAATAAAGTTACCAATATAGTCACTCTTGCATAAAGGTAAACAACTTGTGGGTCATAGTACAAATTATggtgaatttttaaattatattaatattgatcattatttataaattattagacGATTTGATGACAATAACAAATTAGATGTTTGACATAGTGGAAAGCAAATTAGGAAAGTTTTCATATACTTTCTGCCATGGGACAAGATCTGCTTGCCTTTTGGTGCGATCtgtttttaattcaagttaatGAATGTTGAATGATAGACGATTCAACTTACACTATAACATAGGCAAGACAATTATGTACATGAAAGATTGAGTGaaaactgaattcaaattacAGAATCGAGTCACAAAAGATATATTGGAAGATTCATGAATTTAGACATTGAGGACgagtaaataatatatatatcatatttatatttgtaattatacattatgtaaatgaattgatttgtaatatatttaaatatttttaatcacGTAACTATGATATTCCTTTACTACAAGTGAGagactattaataaaatatttgaagtaCTGTCTTTGGttttaatgattgaaaaatgatttttatttaattttttagtaaaaataaaaaatagttttatttagtCAATAAGCTGACCTATTAAGAGCTCAACAAGGTGGGTTGCACTAATGCCTACTAATGCCTCTAATTTAGTTGATGGGCATACAGATTCTATGTGTATGTATACAAATTTCTTGATTACGCATAAAAACCATGTTTAAAAATGGTAATTTAATTCATGAGTATGTAAATcagtcatttaattttaattttatttagtaaaaacGCTAAGATGATCATTAGGCATTTGGATTTTCTAGGGTTAATTGGTGAAATTTGTCAATGTCctaaaactttggtgaaaaaaagTCTTGTGGCCAAAAGAAAATTACctttatacctttttttttggctttaatTTTCAACGTGTAATTTATTCATGTGGTCTGtggaaaattgatattttcttttactaaaCCTTAAGTGGGACAATGTAATTTCACTCTTTCAAATATAAGCCAAAGTCTTGCCCAGAACCACATCACGTAACTCGGAGGAAGTGAGAACAGAACACAAGTCTTTCAATATCTGTCTTATATACACTGGTCTTATTCTCTCTCGCGTATCTTTTAATCCAATTCCCAAAGTCAATTAATTTTCACGGGTAAGTTATttggaattattttaattttatgtaatttatctgTGGTTCAATCGTTCGTTGGGTTGAGATTTGAGATTAGGATTTTGGTGATCTAACAATTTGATTCTAACAGGGAAGGTCGAGGGTTCTGATTAATCGCGGAGAATCAACCATGTTTAATCGACTTTTTGGGAAACCTAAACAGGAAACGAATGCTCTAAGTACGCTTGACAAGTTAAATGAGGTATTCTTTTTCATAATCGGTGTTCTCCTCTCTTGCTATGAGTTTCTCTTAATCCTTGTTTTTTTGGTTGTTCCTGCTGTTTTCTAATTTGTATTGAGTTTATGAATTTTGCTGAGTAATTATTTGATTAGAGGTTATTAATAGACCGGTGGAGAGTAAAAGTTATTACAATCGAATCTTTTGTGTTTTCTTCAACTTTCAGTGCTTCTGGTTTTATTATTAGAAgcaagtattttttattaaaaaaaaaaacaattcgaGCACAGAACACTGAGGAGCGAAAACCTGGTGGTAGAAGCTTGAAAATACAGTGGTTTTGTGTCAGGAACCGGGCAAGGACTGTCAACAATAAATTGTAAATAGTCAACAAACACAAGAGACAATAATGAAAGTAATGGAATGTTTACATGTTGATTCCGGCAAATATTTACATGGATTTTGAGCAGCAACTCTTCTTACAAAATGTAAATGGGAATACTGCTtagaaggaaaattaaaatgttaactCACAACAGGATCACCCTTACTTGTCTAGTTTACTGGCTTTCAAGAGGCTAGACTCTCTCCCAAGTGTTGCCCCAAAAGATTTTCACCTCCCCTCCTATTCATTCCTCTCTTATCTGTTTCCATCTCTAACGCTCAACAATTTACTTAATTTCCATCTGCCACATGTCTTCTCATTCCCAAGTGGTCCTACCTTGCTTTTGTGCCACCAACCTCATTCCATTTTGTGCCACCAATCTTGTATTTTCTGCCATGGTATGCATCAGTGCGAATTAGTATTAACATTATCCCGTCCAAGGAGAGTCACCTTGTTTTCAAGGTAGAAATGAGGAAATTGCATAGTAATCGCTTCATCAAGATACCATTGAAGAAGACCAAAACATACTTTCATAAGAGAGTTCTAACATGTGTTCTCATCAAGGAGGACATTGAGTGATTCATGCCATAAGAACCTTCACATTGTAGAATCCTAAGTTTGCCCTTAGTTACATAGACAAGGCCATTGCCAATTGAAGTATGAAAACATGCTACATTAAGCTCATCCTTAGCACTTGGTAGAACTCTCACAAGTTCCATATCTAAAACTCCATAGACTGCTAGAATTGTATAAATTCTTGTTGTTGCTCTTGCATCAATGGCAACACTTTTAAGAAGTGAACTATGTTGACGTTTCTATGCAAGTAACGAGTGCTTCAATGTGGGTGAGAATTAAATTGAAGTTAAACAATGAACAACTCTTATTGCTCAAGATCCTAGCTCCGAATTGGATGTTGCATTATCCAGGGAATATATCTGAAGCTCATACATAACTTGGTAAGTTAAAATTGATTGTCGAGTTGGAAATGTTCCAGCCTGGAGACATCATGTCGCACATTGTAATCTGGGATCAACTTCTAAATGAGGCAACACAATTGCAACACAGGTTACTAAATATCTTCCACAGGGCGAAAAGTGAGAAGCCGTTTCATTGCAAAGTACATTAGATGGTATAGTTAAACAACGTTATTCACCTTCAATATGAGCACATGGACTTTTGTATCATTTGGCCCAATTATGTGTTGTTTTGCTTGGCTATGCCTAAATAACCACCATTGCATGAAAGGAAGCTTCCAATATGTTGGATGACCCAAAGTGAACATATGATTACTTCTTCCTTCAGGCTCCACTTCCATAGTATCCACAAAAACTTTAGGAATTGTGTTTACCATTTTATTCACCAAACAATTCATCATTGCCTCTTTTTGAATGGGAGATGAGCCATTAGGTTCAATAGGAGACGACACAAGTTCATATCGCCTTGAAGGAGTTGGAATTGTTAAGAGGCTtactgaagaagaaaaatccaCTCTCTCTTGTGCACCACTTGAACCACAAATATTATAGTTCTTACACAATTGACAAGGCTAACAACATTGTAGCACTCCACAATTACTTCTTCTCCCAAGCCTCTAGGAATTTCCATTATGTAGCTTATTTTAGCctctttatttcaattattactAAGCAGGCTTCAAGCAAGTTTGTGATGGTGATGGAACCCTTATTACAAAGGCTTATGTATGTAGGCCCAAAAAGAAGATAATTGGAGACAGCCCAAGGGAGCTTGTAGATAAAGAAAATGGGGACAAAGATCGGCCTATTGATCTAGAAATCAACATATAAGAGGAAAGCATAGAAGATATTGGGCAGAGAATATTAGTAGTAATTTAGGAAATACTATTATTAATTTAGAGAATATTATTATGGATTTATTCCTTAAATAACTCAATATTTTCCTTTAGGTTTTTGTTTAAGTCCCTTTGCGGAGGACATTACAAACTCATGGTTTATATGTTAATTCCTTTCAgtgatattgaaatattattttcttcaatttgttgCTGTTTAACCCAATTAATCTGCTGATTTTTCTGCTGCCatattgtgtgcgttgttgagCTTTGTTTGATTGATTGGGGAGCAATTGGAGTGGAGGAAAGCTTGGCTTGGGTTAAAAGTTGTTTCAATTGAGTTTGGTTTGTTTAAATGACTTAAGGTTGGGTGTGTTTGCAAAATTGGGCTGAAATGAAAACTAAGTGGGCTAATTGAGTCACTGTTAGATTCTTGAATTGGGTTTGGGAATTGATTTGGGTTATTGTTTAGATTGAATTGAGATGGGTAAGGGTTTAAAATTGGACTGGGTCGGgttacttcttcttcttttcctccCTTCATGTCTTCTTCCTCTATAGTTAACAATTCTATCACATCTTTTTCCCCCATCTTTTCTACTCTCATCTCTATTGTCCGAGGGACAAGATAAATTAGTGGTTAAACTAATTTCGGTAGCCGATTTTTACCAAAATCTACCGATTTAACATCTTGCTCTTCCATCAACTTGAATCTATTGTTGGAATACGCATGAGCTTTGCTTGATTGATTGGGGAGCAATGGAAGTGGAGGAAAGCTTGACCGACAAATCTTCGCATAATATGGTAGCTAGAAAATCAACAGATTAATTGTgttaaacaacaacaaattaaaGAGAATAATATTCCAATATCACTGAAAGTAATTAACACATAAACCATGAGTTTGTAATGCCCTCCCCAAagggatttaaacaaaaacctAAAGGAAAATATTGAGTTATTTAAGGAATAAATCGATAACAATATTctctaaattaataataatattttctaaatcaatAGTAATATTCTCTGTCTAATATCTTCTCTGCTTCCTTTTATATGTTGAGTTCTGGATCAATAGGTTGATCTCTGCAAGCTCCTTTGGGCTATCtccaattattttctttttgggcCTGTGTATATAAGCCTTTGTCATAAGGTTTCTATCAGATGGTAACTGCATTAGGCTTCTCTCACGTCTAGTTCTTTGCACGGGAGATGAAAATTGCTATATTAAACCGACCACAATGGGTGAACCAAACGATCATTGTGCTCCACGACACCACGTCTCTTCTACTCATGGTACTAAAATCTCCCAAGAAAGCTCAATGCAATAATAGCTTGCGTAAGCATCAACTGGAGAATTTTATAACacttaatttgattcatttgcaAGTAGGTCCATCGTGTTACTTTGGGTGCACAAAATACTTGCATAACGGAAGAATATTAACAAAAGTGATCTCATCTACTTCGTTTTTTTCCTTCCCACTTGAATAAATCAGAGAGAGAACTTTTGAATACTTCGCATCTAGGAAAAATCCCGATAAGATAGAATTCCATGAGACATTATTTCTCTTGGTCCTAAAACCTTTAAGGctaatttctctcttttcttggGACATCTCACTATGCAAAGTTGTTACACAATAGGCTACGCTATCTAAATTCTTGGCAATTATATCTGCATTCTTCTTGGTGTTGAGAAAGACAATTGCTATCATTTGTCTTCTCCATTCTTGCATGCTCCCTTTCTTCTTGATGGCGTTTGAAGGCAAGTTCGTTGCACTAGTATGTGGCTAAGAAAATGGGTTTGGAAGTAGTTGCAATGGTCTGACTTTGCCCCAATACCCATGTTTCCAAGCAGTGGGTTTAGTTGCGTCATTGGCAGCCATGGTGTCTCCCGCCAATGTTTTCTTTCTAGATTTCAAGAAGTTCATGATCTCTGCCAAGTCTTTACTCATAACATCTGTACTCTCGATTAGATAATACATCTTCGTAAATAGTCAGTCCCTATCTCTAGCCTATATCTACTTGTCCCTCCGTTCCAGTGTTAACCATTCACTACAAATCCTCGTGCTCTGATATTAGGTTGTTATGAACCCAAAAAGGATTGCAAACAATCAGTTGTAAATGGTTAACAAACACGAGAGACAGGAGTGAAAGTAATGGAGATATTCTGTGTTTATATATTGATTCCAGCTTATATATTCATGGATTATGAGCAGCAGCTCTTCTTACAAAATGTCAATGGAAATATTGCttacaagtaaaaaaaaatggcAGCCCACAACAAGATCACCCCCGCTTGTCTGGCTTTCGACTTCGAGAAGCTAGACTCTCTCCCAAGTGCTTCCCCAAAATTTTCCCTGCCTCCCCCCTCTTATCTATTCCTCTCTTATCTGTTTCTATCTCTAACTGCCCAATAATTTCCTTAATGTTCATCTGCCCTGTGTCTTCTCTTTCTCAAGTAGTCTTTCCTTGCTTTTGTGCCACAAGCCTTGTGTTTTCTGCCATGGTATGCATTAGTACAAATTAGTCctaacattttgtttatatgttttcaTTCAGATTTATCATGCTGTTACTGTCTGGTATGGTTGTTTCTATGTTGTTGCCATTGTGTGAAGTGTAAATTGTATCTTTTTTGCATTGTGTAGACTCTTGAAATGCTTGAGAAAAAGGAGAAAGTACTCCTGAAAAAGGTTTCTGTAGAGGTTGAAAGGGCCAAGGAATACTCCAGAACAAAGAACAAAAGAGGTATGGCTGAGAAGTACTTAgaaatttctcttgtttttttcctttgtctttttaaattttattagtgaGAATTTGATCATGTAGTTTCAGTGACAAAAATTTCAGTTATCTTCTTTGTTTGCTTGGTTAGtttgtaaataaaatgtttcatGCATGTTTGATTACTGGCTTGCTATTTACCAATGCCTGCATCTGTGCAGCTGCTATAAAATGTTTGAAGAGGAAGAGGCTATATGAACAACAAATAGAGCAGCTTGGGAATTTTCAATTGCGCGTTCATGATCAGGTTCGGATGGAACTTTGTGATCAATGTTTAGTTTTTGCTTCATCCGCTTATATCAAATTGCTATTATGTATAATGTCACAGATGATTATGTTAGAGGGTGCAAAAGCTACAACTGAGACTGCGGATGCATTGAGGACAGGAGCAGCTGCAATGAAGGCAATGCAGAAAGCTACGTATGTATCTGTTTGGCTTCATCTCGTTTATTGTTTGTTACTAGAGTTTTCAACTTCATCATGCATTCTGTTGTTGTTAAACCTTCCTTGccattacttttaattttttttccattagaCAATGGGAAGTTTGTGATGCCTGGTAAGGctttacaaaattatacatgGTCTCTTTTGCAATTTGCCTTTCACTGGagatgttgaaatttttttaagttagtTGGAAGCTACATTAACTTGTACACCAAAGTGCTTGTTTCTTCTGAATTTGTGACTCTCTTTCTGAACAATTTTCAATTTGCAATACAATTTTCAATTGGCAATGCAATTTTTGCTTGGACCTGGGTAGATAATGTAGTTCAATTAATGAAGGCgaaaaatatcttatatatttcttgtttctttgtTACATGAAGGGCATCAAGATtcatatatgtatgtgtgtgtgtgtgtgtgtgtgtgtcacCACagaagttaaataataatagtggctaatttgtttaaaatggTGGGATTTTTTCAGGAATATAGATGTTGTGGACAAGACTATGGATGAGGTCAATGAGCAGACTGAGAACATGAAACAGATCCAGGAAGCATTGTCAACTTCTATTGGTGCAGCTGCTGAATTTGATGAGGTTACTATTCTCTTGATGTGTATTGAAATTCTTCTTcgagaaattaatattttattcgcCTTTTTTACATGTTCTTCGGAAAAAGACTCCAAACATTGTTGACATTTTTGGCAACACAGGATGAGTTGGAAGCAGAACTTGAAGAACTGGAAGGTGCAGAGTTGGAAAAACAGCTTCTTGAGTCTCCAACCACAGCCCCAGCAGCCCCAGTGCAAGTTCCTGCTGGCAGGCAACAAGCGCGCCCTCTTCCCCAGAAGCGAATGGGTGAGGAAGATGAACTTGCTGCCTTACAAGCAGAAATGGCACTTTAAGCAGGTTCTTAAccctcttttcctttttctgttcaattttctgttttaattgGTGCTTGCAAAGTTAGTATTAGGTGGAACACTTAATCAGCATCTAGGATTGACTCATCGTCTGAACTAATGCAGTTGTTGTTACCCAGATACGAAGAGAATGCTTGAAAGACTGGCCAAATGTCTATTCAGAGATTCATGTTCAATTACGAATTACTGATTATGCATCGATATTTCTGTGTGCATTCAGTTAATACTGTAGGTAAGATTGTACAAACTAAAATGAAGTCCCTTgcaaatatatgtaatttattatgccttttaaacctttaaaattagttttttgtGTGGCAATgtcttttcatatatttttaagaaagtTATTTTAAGTTGTGATAGGCTTTGGAAAAATTATGCAGTGAAATACTGCCAATTTGGAAGCCATATATAAAGCAAATTATTGCAAATATTTGATTTGGTTGTTATCATTATACATTAGTACATAAAATCACTGTCAATATTG from Mangifera indica cultivar Alphonso chromosome 6, CATAS_Mindica_2.1, whole genome shotgun sequence encodes the following:
- the LOC123217920 gene encoding vacuolar protein sorting-associated protein 32 homolog 2-like; the encoded protein is MFNRLFGKPKQETNALSTLDKLNETLEMLEKKEKVLLKKVSVEVERAKEYSRTKNKRAAIKCLKRKRLYEQQIEQLGNFQLRVHDQMIMLEGAKATTETADALRTGAAAMKAMQKATNIDVVDKTMDEVNEQTENMKQIQEALSTSIGAAAEFDEDELEAELEELEGAELEKQLLESPTTAPAAPVQVPAGRQQARPLPQKRMGEEDELAALQAEMAL